GGGATAttgtttgtattgtttttaacctgtaaatgcaataaaaaatatttaacaaaatttatcgaatGGACATTATTTTGTGTAACCTCACCTCACCTCTTGACATAACGATCCCTTAGTGAACAATCACACTAATAACGGGGACTAATATCTTATACTACTATACTACTAATATATTGTCATCATTACATCACTAATAAGCTGATGTAATGATGACAATAGAgcacaaattatgaaattgcaATTTCATTGACTAagaatttgttattaatatgaTTGTGAACCAGGGTAATGAATTGCTGATGTTAAGagtgtaaaaaattgaatagcccTACTGGCGGCAAATGTGTAAATCCACATCGCCTATTTACGTTTAAATCAAAAGTAACGTTTTGAAAGCTACCATGTTAAACGTATCGAAAGCAACATCTATTTCATAGGAAAACAAAGCTTCTATATTCGTTACTTGTAAAGGGATAAAAATGGTATGTGATAATAGCTTATATCTTATAGCTTATAAAACGAAATTGAATTTATGAatgacaaaatttcaattaattgcaaaatgtttgtaaaaaataaaacaatataaaatatgtagtcGTTGAGTCGATTTTACGTCATTAATAGGTCATTTTCATTCAACCTGTTACAGAGTAACACCGTTATTTTCCAGACTTGCAATAAATTACTCACCACATTCGTTGCATAAATATGGTCGCTCATTAGTGTGGTATGTTCGAACGTGCAAttgtaaattatcattttgGGTAAAGGTTTTCCCACAATAACTACAACAAAATCGCATTTCCCCAgtgtgtaaaattttatgacgTTCTAAATTTGATTGCATTTTAAAACCACGTTGACAAATTTCACATTCATAAGGTTTCGCTTCGTTGTGTGATTTCATATGGCCAACAACACCAGCCCAGCGGATGAAACCTTTATTACATATCTGGCATTTGAATGGTCGTTCACCtacaatatttcaatttgattacttataacatttttataccgcCTTACCGTCTATATCAAAGTACGAATAGCAAGATTTCCGTAATTCACTTATTACTCATAAGGGGAGATTAATCTTGTATTTCcggattttttcgtaaaaaaatacaaatttaagaataacttttattaattgaacATTTGACGATTTACATTAGTCATGAAAAATATTGTCTCTTGAATAGTTGATTTTTTCGAGGTAATTTTTGATAGATTTGTCACAAGTTACATGACTCATATCGCGTTCATGAAAGAAATGTGTCATAATATCGTTTggtgaattttcaaataaaaaactaataaaaactcCAATAGTTCTATTGATATAATTCGGAAATTCAGTTATTACAATTCTCTTTCATTCAAGcctaatcaaaatttgaatcggaatgaataagaaataatattatttcgatCAGTTCCATTTATTCCGTTTCAAAAAGTTTCAAtcgaaaataatagaaaatttacttAAGTTAAATATGGATTTAATCGCTTCGTATACGGTAATTTTGTTGATTGACATATCCAGAGAGGTGGAAATGTAAACTTTGAGAATTTGATTGGCTCCATGCTAATctgtgtcaaattttttttccattcattCTTAAAGTCGTATTTTCGTTCCAAATAGTCGTATTTTTTGCATACAGTTTAATTTTCACTGTTGCATATATAGGAAACTCAAATTACCCATCCCTAAACCCTGTTTTAACAGTATTAAAATAGAACGTCGCTAACAAATTAAGACATCATCAGTAAAGACGAACATTGAAATATCTTACTCTTCGTACTGATATTTGAAATAAGTAACCTGGAATTGTGATATTTGAAATAAGTAACCTCTGGACTAAACCACACAGTAATGTTACACATACAAACTCATGTTCTTCACtcgtatataattaaaaaataattcaatttcctTTTGAAACACTGGAAAAATACTCTAAAATCTCTATAATTCCGTAGTTTTggcattttttggaatttatttttaactaaatcgGTATTGGATTGGTTCAATTCTCAGTTAGCTACAAGTGAAGAGTATTAGCATTACAGCAaccaacttttttataattcttcCCGTGAAAAAacagttaatttattatttattccctgataacaaaataaaatacttgcGACTCCAATATACTAACCATTTctctgttttttaaattatgaactaGAAGAGAAGGTATAAACAAACAGATATATTTTGAGTAGTTTGAGTAGTTCGAAAATAATggcacaaatattaaaattaaagccaCTGATATCCATTTTAATAGCGATTAAAATGCGAGTAATAAAATACCATAAGTTCTTGGAGTCACTAATATGTTACACTACTGTGTGATCATATAAACTccgtaaaagtaaaatttttaccaGTATGCGTTCGCATATGCACTTTAAAAGTACTTGGATTCGGATAACGCTTTCCACAAAttttacacatatataatttttgtacagtGTGTCCTTTTAAATGTCCAATCAATCGATTTCGATCCGCAAActcttttttacaaatattacatgtaagcaataatgaattttgtaaatgcATGTTCGTCATATGCGATTTTAATTCAAGTGGATCCGAAAATTCTTCTGTACACGTAGGACACGTAAAAGTTGGTACAATTATATTACTATTCGCCATGGCAGTACTAAGCGCATCTAAGGCAGGTATTGGTTTTGGAAGATTAGACTTAATTGGTATTAAAGGAGGTGTTTCATCAGAGAGGGGTCGTAGAGCTAACTCAACCGAATCAAATTTAGTATCTACGGGGAAATCGGGAATTTCTTCAGGAGCAATTGGTATCAAAGGAACTAGGGGCGGAGgttcacttaaaaatatttcatcatcTTTTACTTTTAGAAATTGTGATAGTTCGTCAACTTCAACTTTTACAAGATTTAGATCAGACGCTTTTACAGCAGCAGCGGCTCTTTTTGTGACGGATCGAGTTTGATGGGAATTTTTTGTATCCGTGGTTAGTACAGTTTCATCATTATTTTGTACACCGTCAATggtgataatttttttggattttttatttttatcaattaacaacttttttaatttaatttcacaccgttcaacttttttcttaaagataaaaaatcggttcaattcATGATAGCATCGAATACAAATGTTATTTGGTAAGCCATCTGCATCAttcacctataaaaaaataaaataaataacaataataaaaattaaattggtgTTTATGACTGATGTAGGTAGGTAGGGCGgccaaattaaatttcaaaaaagagaCTATTCCACTAAAACCGGAGATTACCTCTTTTTTGGTCCTCGTAAATATGCGAagaatatgcaatttttttttcttgtcaaactattcattaaatattattattataaaaaacaataaataaatataaattaactctagtttttggaaaatcgtacatttttagtctttttttttctatataaaataaagtaaattggattTGGAATGAGGGAATAGGCCAAAAACCTGGGGATTATGCTTCGAAAACCGGAGAAAGGAGAGTTCTAGTCTGATAGTCTGTAAAATTTTGGGTATTAGAatagtatataataaatgtcatttaCGGAAGTTGCACTTCTCAACTTAAAGAGCCGAGGACTAATAGAAACTTTGCCATCATTTTCTTGGAATGGTTTATTTATGGCTGACTATATTTAAATCgacattatatttaatttgcagCAACTTTTGGGTATCTGATTCATATTGACAGGTGTAAACATTGAAATTTCCATTCTTTTACTTACACTTACAGATGCACACGCTTTTAACATATctataagttgtttattaaaTGCTTTTAACGTTTGATTTTCACTCAAACAAGTTCGGCATACTTtttcaaattctatttttttcgattttttattaattggttttttatCCATGATTTTCTCGAATTAATACAACTATATGAAACATAATTCaagatattatttcaatttgacaGTCCCAAATAACAACCGTGGCACTTGCCACTCAAAGATTTTAAAGTAGCTAACAGCAACTGACCAgaattgcttttaaaaatttctatatttatcgtaaacttaaaatgtatgaaaatttatgccGAGTATGTTTAGGAAACTCAAGTGAAATGATTTCCATCCTTGATGAATTGTACAACGGAAAATCTCTGGCAAAAATATATGAAGATTTATCGTCATTGCAGGTTAGTTAGTTTCTTAATCTTATAATGCAATATAGAAGAGTTaattcaaaaagttcaaaacaaAACACATCTTGCCTACATCTAAGTATTAAAACATTTGATATAGGATTCTGATTTTACGAAAAGAGCGTATTTTGACAGCAGAAAAAAGATACCGATAAGATGTATTTTAACACacctcaaattttattttatggccAAATCGTCGAAATTTATGCGTCTGTTCTGAAATTCAGTCCGACTTAGCTGATCAATTTAGACGCGGCTTGTAAATATACGGTGGACAGAATTTTAGGATAGTCTGGTCAACTAAGCCGGATTGATTTCACTTCACAacacatattaattataatctttatatgtaattataatatgaGACACGATAACTGAAGAAGATGGCGAgctaaaattgtaaaagtatgtaaaattacaacaattatactattaattgtttgtatgtGGACTATAAACAATCTTAAATACAGTTATAGAGTTCGAACATGGACACtcagtatacatttttttaatcaatgttgGTACGGTGCTCCAGTCTGCGGCGTTGCCCTTACATCGAAACACAGCTAACAGTAGGGACGGTGAAGAAGGATGGGAGGACTTATATTTAAGGGCTAAACTTCCAAAGTTAAAATGAGGTTaactacaataaataaatttcagttttgCTCATTCTTGGGAACTTTTTGTCTTTAAACTTAGAAAGTAGCGATTTATTGCATTCAGTGGAGGAcgttattcttaaaaattgtatattggtTTAACGTTCATTTATCGTACttgatttataaattactatttcaattactttcatagttttttgtaaacataaaacgttacatatttattttttataccagaTTAACTTAAAACTATTGTTTTAATAACAAAGTATCACTTTTTATGAGAATGGATAATTTCTTGTACCTACATTTGGCTGTTATTTAAAATGCTTGTAAGCggcttttattttttaggtaaaaaaagATGATAATGCCACAAAAAAGTTATGCCCACAATGTTTAACTGATCTAAAAAATGCTTtcgattttaaacaaaaatgtatcgattcatacaaaacaataaaagaatatgaaagcattgaagaaaatttagatgaaaaatttaatgatagcTGTGAAGAATCACATGAATCAATTTCCGAATCAAATACgaaattaatatacaaattaaaaaatttcgaagaaaCATTTACAGATAGTTATGAAGAATCAAATGGAACAGTTCCCACATTAAACACGAATTCGAtattaaaatgtgaaatttgtaataaggTTTATCGTctacaaaaactattcgataaACATATTCGAAGTCACGATtccttcaaaaatattgataaatttccaataaaacatgcatgtaaattatgtaaaaaagaaTTTCCATACAAAAGTGTTCTAGCTGAGCATATGAAACATCATACTGATGAAAAGCCATATTTATGCTCATTTTGTGGAAAAGGATTCCGACAGAAAGGTAGTTTGGGCTATCATGTTCGATATCATACGGGTAATtatgctttttaatttaaattctcgAAAAGGGTATCACTGAAAGACGCTCTTATCAGGCACAGCCTTTCTCAAATTCGGCCGATTTATCTAAAATTACCTCAGTGAAAAGTTGCTTCTTTTAAAGGCTAGACGGCGctatgttagtttttataatgtaacaaaaacttttctcccaaaattgaaatgaattaattttttacaggttataaaccatttttttgcaCCATATGTGACATGTCATTTGTatcaaaaaacatattaaaagtaCATATGAGGCGACACACAGACGAAAGACCTTATGTATGTGACATTTGCGGTCGTGCATTCAGACAAAATACGGACATGAGAACACATCGGCGAACCCAACACACACTAACCAACGAAGATAAAAAATGTAGTGTTTGCAATAAACGATTAACAAGATCAGGTGCGTTAACCGTTCATATGCGTATACACACGGGTGAGCGTCCTTTTAAATGTGAGACCTGTAATAAAGCTTTTGTGACACGATCTTTATTGTTACGTCACGAACGTATACATACAAAGGAACGACCGTACGTGTGTAAAATATGTGAAAGAGGCTTTAGCCAAagtacatccttaaatactcatatgaaaattcataataaagtttttaaaaaatcgagcAAATCTTAATACAATTATTAGGAGAAGAAAAAAcaggatttattttttaaatcccaAAAATGTAAGAAAGTTGTACAAGTATAGCAATTTGtgaacttcaaaatttttcgtgtaagtttttactcaaaaattgctaaaatcaattttgataaatttttatgatatacatGAAACTCAAAAGTAGcaactgaaaaaataaaaattaagtatttttgaaaCCATTTATTGTCTAATTACGTTTGAAATTAAGCATCTACGATggccgaaaaaaattatattttccaattcaaactcattaattattatattatattaattcaaaCTTACATAGATGTGTTTTACGGTGAGTATCATCTGTTGTCACATAAAATTAGACTGTCAGTTCgtgacagaaaaaaatattaatttgtgtataaaataacatgcataacGAATTAATGcctagttaaaaattaacatttgtttgtaaaactaAGAGAACAACTTTTTACAGTGTgtcattcatttgaataaaaggcaaggctgttaaaatttatttgcctCGGTTTTCTCGTGTACAAACTTTAAcataacaatattttcttgcaaatGCTACATATTtagttattaaacaaatattattgtcaAAGTTTGTACAGGAGAAAACTGTCTGTGGATAAATTTTTAGTGTCTTGAATAGTCTTGCCTTTTATTCAAGAATGGCAGGATATAAAAAGTTGttctctttattttataaaccaatttttaactATGCATTAACAGActgtaacaaattaattatctttttctgTCACGAGCTAAGGGtctaaattatgaatattaattatatggtATTCGCGACTCCAAAATACTTAGCTGATTTCCActgattaaaatatgaaatggaAAGGAGTCTAAACATTATTGttagaacatataattaaatgacataGAAAGGAAATTATACTACTTGACTTACGAATTCGGGTTgtgaatgatataaaatagattatCTTCTATGGTTTTTGCTTGGAGATAGAGATAGATGTTTATACCATCTTCAAACGCCATTAAAGTTCCATCTATAGTTTTTTGGAGtaacgattattttttaatttaattaaaataatctcatgtgacataaataatatttttttctagtaaTAATTCACCTTAATTAcctaaaatttaacttatttttggTACTGGTTGAAAATCTTTCCCCCAAGCGTAGACGCTATTTATAATGACTAATCATCGTAAAAAggaataattaacaaaatattcgaatttttttatttataaaattaaaaataatactcaaTTTTCTGTTTATCGGAACCACCAACTGGAGATAATTTCTATTACATTGTGgccaaaatatgtatttataatataataaatttgaatttttatttcaaagaattgtctttaattatctataataatttaataggtAAAAAAGTTGGAAATGTATTATGCGATCTTAATACTCGGTAAATATTGCTTCGTGTATAGgcaaaagaaaaaatgattcctaataattgtatatcaatttttaattataaataaaaattaaggtcAAAcggttgaaaataataaattatcgttTGTTGAGATGGATCAAGTATCCAGGATaacaaatgtagaaaataattaacatgGTTACTTTTAAATGGTTCCAATACCGGGAATTGAACCCTAGTCTCCTGGTTGAAAAAATGTAAGCGCCTATCCTTACATCTGAAAATGCAGAtatctaaaatacgaaatatatGCCAGAACCCTGAAAGTGTCGTTTTGCTTGTTTGCTATTAAATTTGAGAAATGTAACACTTATAGAAAAAgaacttgaaaaaattatttattacaagcttttactcacggcttcgctcgtgataatgatccatttcaatgtattccattaatgattcatttaatgaatcgttgattcatttagagaaccaaTTTTAAAGACCCACCTGCTATCCTTCAACCCGCTGTTCCTCGTTTAGCCCACACTCTAAACATCAACTTTACTTACATCCCCTTGGAAAATAACGCGGCATTCGACCATAGAGTTCGCTGTActcctttaaagaatgaaataaaaaagtaaaagtgaAGTGAAAATCATTCAgtacaaagcattttatatgtatagaagaTGTACCCCTTCTTACTGATATCTGGATAAAAGCTCCagtatataaatagatatagtCCGAAAAGAATGTGCATTATATCTCATACGTACTACAGGACTTTAGTTGCTGGACTGAGTGGaccaaattgttaaaatttgggTTTTATATGCATTTCTCTCTTTCTTTCGATGAAGGCCATAAATTTTACATGCAACTTAGCACAGAAGGCGTGGTCCAGCAATAAAAGTATTTCATCATACCCACCGGAATGATGTAAGTAGTGCACTCTAGCAGCATAGTATTGAAGCAAAAATAAGAGAAAAGTACAAGATACATCTTACTGGAACTGTATTTGTGTGTGTTGAATAGCATGTCTAAAATGACATGCTATGAGTATCAATCATGAGTATCAATCATGGAAGTAATAACGTAGAACCGTAATGCGGTATCAAACGTTTGATCGTTATGGagagaaacttaaaaaaaagtacgcGTATAACTATCTTTGTCTGTCTTATATTACCTCTATGAAATATACAGACATGcacgtgtttatacaataattcaaaatattaatatagctCTTTGATAGGCTGCGAGATAAAGAGGGAAGACGGTCCCTTTTCGGTCTAATTTTTAACGgccaataattcacttattgcgtttcctatacttttaagcctctatgttatatataacctctttggtaTCAATACATTCCAATAcattctttataaccttcatgcaaTACATATAACTCCGTGTATATCCTTATGACTACTgggcttttcaaatttttttacactacatgataacttttgtcccaaATGCGGgacatgaatttttaaaatgactttttttcggTTATACCATCTTGTTTTGATTTCTGTAAGCTCTATTACAgaaataaacctttttttaagtaaaatatgtcattatcaTCTCATTTATGGtattacaacaataaaataattgcatGTTTAAACAAGTGTTTGTTGTGTCATTCAAAGTGTGTTATTCATATAAGTGATTAAAGCGTTTTTTCGAAGGAAATCTGACGAGTTtcgtgaaaattttcataaaattgatttttcaaattattaaaataaaaactattaaaaaaaaaattagaatttttttataatattgtgattagaaaggttttaaaattaatgtccCATATACTGGACAAAGTGAATCATcggttgtaaataaaaaacatgtacgtattttatgtatatcaatatttttgaatttatatctaaaaatttatgtttcatctaataatttgttgattatttttggcagAAAAATGGCCAGAAAACCTTTAAGCTCCAACGATATTCTCCAAATGTTGGAATCAGGCAATGTATCTGACATAGATTTATCGGAGGATGATGAAGAAGATCTCATTGAAATAGCAGATGactctttaatttttaacgacCCTGCATTAATTGGTAGAAGAGAAAATTTTGTAAGAGTAGGGGCGGATGTGATTCATAATAATCAGACCGAATTGCCTgaagatttaatttttgaagaaagtgACGATGAAAGTTCTAAAGAAAATATAGATACTTCGAACAAGCAAATTTCTACAAAAgcagctaaaataaaaatacagtggaaaaaagctgaatttcaaataaaaaaactggacgCATGGGACAATAGTTTCGAATGCGAAGAAGTTGGGTCTCCAATttcgtattttaataaatacttgcCCGCTGAATATTTTTCGGAAATCGCCCAATATACAAATATGTATGCCTTGCAGCAAGATAAGAAGGGGTTCAAACCTTGCAAAGAGcaagaaatacaaattttattcgcGTTGCACATGATGATGGGATGTTTAAAATTCCCGcaaattacattatattgtattttccctgtaattattttgaattttataagaataaaaaatttattttagaacatatttaaataaatatatacaatcatTTAACAACCATAGACAACCAATGTCCCAAATATGGGACATTTTGAAACATGAtaagtaaatcattttttttttaaattttacgttatatatcccttatttaaactaataaaattaaattttaacaaaaaaaaatttgtttttcattagaCAAAAATTTGGTACTCTGGgcaccataaatttttttgtcccaTATACGGGACACCAGTAGTCAAAAGGATATGGGTATGTGTGTGTTACATGTTTGGCGAAATCCCCACTACAACTGATCGCAAAGCAAGACTCGTATATTGTAAGGCTTGTATTATACATGCATACACGAAACGTGGAATTCATATTGGGCATTATGTTTCCCTCGTTTTGTATGCAGGACGTTAAAGTCGAGTATCACCTTAATagccatggaggttataaagaaggagaacgatcgctacgcgctaaagcattagcgcgtctgtccctgaaaatttgtataatttatagttcatttttcagccaccagccgcgctgtcgtcggtaagtagtatctgcgaagttagctgtttatgagtacaagtagatgaagttagtaccattaaaatttataaagtagaatagataatttataatttattcattagtaaataataataataatttcattatttgcttctttttttttcctttgaatgatattatatacacgtatattaaacgttgatagatcatttgaaattagcgcacaacagcccgcttttaatcagacaacttagcgatcccagcgcctcacttattttgtccatattttggggacaatattttctatagcgatcgttcttcttctttataacctccatgttAATAGCAATCAGTATAACAAATCAGATGTTGCCTAAAAGTAACTAGAAGTCACTAAAAGTAACcagaagtaaataaaaatagctcAAAAAACCTAAAAGTCCCCAAAAGTAACTAGTTCTgacccattttgttgaatatttttaaagttaaatttcaaaaattagctCAGAAATGGGTTTGAATAATTGGACTATTTACTTGACCTATTCTAATTATTGGCCTATTCGGCTCAgagcaatggccaaactttctagcggcaccaAGTTAGATATAGATTTTCATGTATGCACCTtcttgtacatttaaaaaactgaattgTCCCGACCCGATAGGtcaaggtataaaaaaattctctttgaaattttttgaaaattctcttTTACGATTTGGCGCtgctgaagtttttttttttcattcagttGGCAGCACCGCCTAAACTAACCACATAAAGGTTATAAAGATCTTTATAACCAtgtttataaccttcatgactAACCACGGGacctaatttgacgctcaaattcagcgtcaagcgtcatcaGGAAAATACACTAACTTTGgacaatatttaaaacaaaatattgatgaaaaaagaATTACTATTTATCGGCGAAGCTTACGTA
This genomic interval from Chrysoperla carnea chromosome 1, inChrCarn1.1, whole genome shotgun sequence contains the following:
- the LOC123300278 gene encoding zinc finger protein 182-like isoform X2: MDKKPINKKSKKIEFEKVCRTCLSENQTLKAFNKQLIDMLKACASVNDADGLPNNICIRCYHELNRFFIFKKKVERCEIKLKKLLIDKNKKSKKIITIDGVQNNDETVLTTDTKNSHQTRSVTKRAAAAVKASDLNLVKVEVDELSQFLKVKDDEIFLSEPPPLVPLIPIAPEEIPDFPVDTKFDSVELALRPLSDETPPLIPIKSNLPKPIPALDALSTAMANSNIIVPTFTCPTCTEEFSDPLELKSHMTNMHLQNSLLLTCNICKKEFADRNRLIGHLKGHTVQKLYMCKICGKRYPNPSTFKVHMRTHTGERPFKCQICNKGFIRWAGVVGHMKSHNEAKPYECEICQRGFKMQSNLERHKILHTGEMRFCCSYCGKTFTQNDNLQLHVRTYHTNERPYLCNECGKSFVSSTRLKRHMWVHTGYKRYICQHCPKSYSNLNDLKIHTTRTHGNGSDEQEKPYPCAICDMRFFHPCRLAKHLKTHERPYSCTECSRTFSREDTLNKHVNKKHGIIMITQQADEDQLEEEQDIKISVTTTDTEEHIIFCT
- the LOC123300278 gene encoding zinc finger protein 182-like isoform X1, whose amino-acid sequence is MDKKPINKKSKKIEFEKVCRTCLSENQTLKAFNKQLIDMLKACASVSVNDADGLPNNICIRCYHELNRFFIFKKKVERCEIKLKKLLIDKNKKSKKIITIDGVQNNDETVLTTDTKNSHQTRSVTKRAAAAVKASDLNLVKVEVDELSQFLKVKDDEIFLSEPPPLVPLIPIAPEEIPDFPVDTKFDSVELALRPLSDETPPLIPIKSNLPKPIPALDALSTAMANSNIIVPTFTCPTCTEEFSDPLELKSHMTNMHLQNSLLLTCNICKKEFADRNRLIGHLKGHTVQKLYMCKICGKRYPNPSTFKVHMRTHTGERPFKCQICNKGFIRWAGVVGHMKSHNEAKPYECEICQRGFKMQSNLERHKILHTGEMRFCCSYCGKTFTQNDNLQLHVRTYHTNERPYLCNECGKSFVSSTRLKRHMWVHTGYKRYICQHCPKSYSNLNDLKIHTTRTHGNGSDEQEKPYPCAICDMRFFHPCRLAKHLKTHERPYSCTECSRTFSREDTLNKHVNKKHGIIMITQQADEDQLEEEQDIKISVTTTDTEEHIIFCT
- the LOC123300291 gene encoding zinc finger protein 239-like — protein: MYENLCRVCLGNSSEMISILDELYNGKSLAKIYEDLSSLQVKKDDNATKKLCPQCLTDLKNAFDFKQKCIDSYKTIKEYESIEENLDEKFNDSCEESHESISESNTKLIYKLKNFEETFTDSYEESNGTVPTLNTNSILKCEICNKVYRLQKLFDKHIRSHDSFKNIDKFPIKHACKLCKKEFPYKSVLAEHMKHHTDEKPYLCSFCGKGFRQKGSLGYHVRYHTGYKPFFCTICDMSFVSKNILKVHMRRHTDERPYVCDICGRAFRQNTDMRTHRRTQHTLTNEDKKCSVCNKRLTRSGALTVHMRIHTGERPFKCETCNKAFVTRSLLLRHERIHTKERPYVCKICERGFSQSTSLNTHMKIHNKVFKKSSKS
- the LOC123305956 gene encoding uncharacterized protein LOC123305956, coding for MARKPLSSNDILQMLESGNVSDIDLSEDDEEDLIEIADDSLIFNDPALIGRRENFVRVGADVIHNNQTELPEDLIFEESDDESSKENIDTSNKQISTKAAKIKIQWKKAEFQIKKLDAWDNSFECEEVGSPISYFNKYLPAEYFSEIAQYTNMYALQQDKKGFKPCKEQEIQILFALHMMMGCLKFPQITLYYKNLVLWAP